A genomic region of Castor canadensis chromosome 16, mCasCan1.hap1v2, whole genome shotgun sequence contains the following coding sequences:
- the LOC109679849 gene encoding olfactory receptor 7G1-like, translating to MESTNQTSIREFFLVGIPDVPELHSFIFSTFLTIYMVTILGNLLIILAVSSDSQFHTPMYFFISTLSFTDICISTTTIPKILVNIQGHTQSITYIGCLSQVCFVLIFCGLENCLLAVMAYDRYVAICHPLRYTVIMNPRFCVLLLLLCILITVVNALLHSLMMLQLSFCTDVEVPHFFCELLQVIRLSCSDTLINNILVYSGSSIFAGVPLSGIIFSYTQIISSILKIPSVKGRYKAFSTCASHLLVVSLFYGTAFGVYMSSEVTYSSTKNITASVMYIVIPQMLNPFVYSLRNRKMKEALKNAIVGMQLCLLCSRVCSE from the coding sequence ATGGAATCCACAAATCAGACAAGCATTAGAGAATTCTTTCTTGTAGGAATACCAGATGTTCCAGAACTTCATTCCTTTATCTTCAGCACATTTCTAACCATATACATGGTAACCATCCTAGGAAACCTGCTTATAATTCTGGCTGTCAGCTCTGACTCCCAATTCCatacccccatgtacttcttcatCTCCACCCTGTCCTTCACTGACATCTGCATAAGCACCACCACAATCCCAAAGATTCTGGTAAATATCCAAGGCCATACTCAGAGCATCACTTACATAGGATGCCTCTCCCAAGTCTGTTTTGTCCTGATTTTTTGTGGTTTAGAAAATTGTCTCCTTGCAGTgatggcctatgatcgctatgtggccATTTGTCATCCTCTGAGGTATACTGTGATCATGAACCCACGCTTCTGTGTTTTACTCCTTCTACTCTGCATCCTGATTACTGTAGTAAATGCCCTACTACATAGCCTGATGATGTTGCAGCTTTCTTTCTGCACAGATGTGGAAGTCCCTCACTTCTTCTGTGAACTTCTTCAAGTGATCAGGCTCTCCTGTTCTGATACGCTCATTAATAACATCCTTGTATATTCGGGGAGTAGCATATTTGCTGGTGTTCCTCTCTCTGGTATTATTTTCTCATACACACAAATCATCTCATCTATTTTGAAGATCCCATCAGTGAAGGGACGGTATAAAGCATTTTCCACCTGTGCTTCTCACCTTTTAGTGGTTTCCTTATTTTATGGGACAGCTTTTGGAGTGTACATGAGTTCTGAAGTTACTTACTCTTCCACCAAAAACATAACAGCTTCAGTTATGTATATTGTGATTCCTCAAATGCTGAATCCCTTTGTCTACAGTTTAAGGAACAGGAAAATGAAGGAAGCATTGAAGAATGCCATTGTTGGAATGCAATTGTGTCTTCTTTGTAGCCGTGTGTGTTCAGAATGA